The following are encoded in a window of Brevibacillus sp. DP1.3A genomic DNA:
- a CDS encoding NUDIX domain-containing protein yields MREGKVWLGACGIVIRGQEALVVKKTYSGLKGQWSFPAGFVQEGETVDEAAVREVLEETGVEAVVRQVAGIRSGVIRESISDNMVVFWMDYIGGEPRPQEGEIAEARFMPIQELLHDPLSSTYLKIILPDYIKREQGMTGQSFDIDPIFQYTSYKIFK; encoded by the coding sequence ATGCGCGAAGGGAAGGTTTGGCTAGGCGCCTGCGGGATCGTCATTCGCGGGCAAGAAGCTTTGGTTGTCAAAAAAACGTACAGCGGACTAAAAGGACAATGGTCATTTCCTGCGGGATTCGTGCAGGAGGGCGAGACTGTAGATGAAGCAGCAGTGCGTGAGGTGCTGGAAGAAACGGGTGTCGAGGCAGTCGTGCGACAAGTAGCGGGAATCCGTTCAGGCGTCATCCGGGAGTCTATTAGTGACAATATGGTCGTTTTTTGGATGGATTACATAGGTGGGGAACCGCGCCCGCAGGAAGGTGAGATCGCGGAGGCGAGATTTATGCCGATACAGGAGCTGCTTCATGACCCGCTGTCCTCGACTTATTTGAAAATCATATTGCCGGACTATATCAAACGGGAGCAGGGAATGACAGGTCAATCGTTTGATATCGATCCCATTTTTCAATACACTTCCTATAAAATCTTTAAGTAA
- a CDS encoding YuiA family protein: MPKGELNMRQKQEQCPYCHGQGYFQLLLGGSENCPNCDGAGTQEAQKEAVSSHQ, translated from the coding sequence ATACCGAAAGGGGAGCTCAACATGAGACAAAAACAAGAACAGTGCCCATACTGCCATGGCCAAGGGTATTTCCAACTGCTCCTGGGGGGCTCGGAGAATTGTCCTAACTGTGACGGAGCAGGTACACAGGAAGCTCAGAAGGAAGCTGTTTCTTCTCATCAATAA
- a CDS encoding 3D domain-containing protein, protein MNGKQFVSIVALFILVLTAFASDGYSYNVVGDHGVSSTFGIKETKEGQHIVKKRTVSASSLTQVIDKAEVLHDQYPKVRVVATGYYAGYESTGKNPSHPSYGITYSGVKVRRDDYSTIAADLRVFPLGTILYIPGYGYGVVADKGGAIRGHKIDLYFETKQDVFSQWGKKSVDVYIVKKGEGKVTEAFLNSLNEKGIAAMAEPVSGKQQTE, encoded by the coding sequence ATGAATGGAAAGCAGTTCGTAAGTATCGTCGCGCTGTTCATCCTGGTCTTGACGGCCTTCGCAAGCGATGGATACAGCTATAATGTTGTAGGAGACCACGGTGTCTCATCTACTTTTGGAATCAAGGAAACGAAAGAGGGGCAACATATCGTCAAAAAACGGACGGTATCTGCCAGTTCTCTTACTCAAGTGATTGATAAAGCGGAAGTATTGCACGATCAATATCCAAAAGTACGTGTAGTAGCGACTGGCTACTATGCTGGTTACGAATCGACGGGCAAAAATCCATCTCACCCGTCCTATGGCATTACATATTCAGGTGTAAAAGTACGTAGAGACGACTATTCCACGATTGCAGCTGATCTGCGCGTTTTCCCGCTGGGGACCATTTTGTACATTCCCGGTTATGGATATGGCGTTGTAGCTGACAAGGGTGGAGCGATTCGCGGCCACAAGATTGACCTGTATTTCGAGACCAAGCAGGACGTATTCTCGCAATGGGGGAAAAAATCAGTGGACGTGTACATCGTAAAAAAAGGCGAAGGCAAGGTAACGGAAGCTTTTCTGAATAGCTTGAATGAAAAAGGAATCGCAGCCATGGCGGAACCCGTCAGCGGCAAACAACAAACTGAATAG
- a CDS encoding sulfite oxidase-like oxidoreductase, producing MFINPAADTKRDRIPPNQKQTTGFPVLHYGEVPEYTDLSTEWSFRLFGLVEEEVTLTYEQMMAMPKGGTTNDIHCVTGWSKLDNEWEGIPVEEVLKLVKVKPEAKYVMLHAEHGWTVNIPLVDFMKNGNLFATKHNGEDLTPEHGWPLRFVLPHLYFWKSAKWVRGIEFMEKDKQGFWEKNGYNMYGDPWKEQRFAWD from the coding sequence ATGTTTATCAACCCAGCGGCAGATACTAAGCGCGATCGAATTCCACCCAATCAAAAACAGACGACAGGCTTTCCTGTCCTGCACTATGGAGAGGTTCCCGAATATACAGATCTGTCTACGGAGTGGAGCTTTCGCCTTTTCGGTCTCGTCGAAGAAGAAGTGACGCTGACCTACGAGCAAATGATGGCTATGCCAAAAGGCGGCACGACTAACGATATTCACTGCGTTACAGGCTGGAGCAAGCTGGACAATGAATGGGAAGGTATTCCGGTGGAGGAAGTTCTGAAGCTGGTAAAGGTGAAGCCGGAAGCGAAGTACGTCATGCTGCACGCTGAGCACGGATGGACTGTGAACATTCCGCTTGTCGACTTTATGAAAAATGGCAATTTGTTCGCTACGAAACACAACGGCGAAGACTTGACCCCTGAGCACGGCTGGCCGCTGCGCTTTGTCCTTCCGCACCTCTACTTCTGGAAAAGCGCCAAGTGGGTGCGTGGGATTGAGTTTATGGAGAAAGACAAGCAAGGGTTTTGGGAGAAAAACGGGTACAATATGTATGGAGATCCTTGGAAAGAGCAGAGGTTTGCTTGGGATTGA
- a CDS encoding leucyl aminopeptidase: protein MKVAVEKRIQLVNIACDELIVPLWKGEEISQVYPELDEAFGGSLSGLQQDKEITGEAKEITVVHGMNNVAAKKLLIVGMGEPGKFDFVAARNAWGRAAKTVVGKGNGKTVVIDLPTTEHLSADRLAQAVTEAFGLAEYNYEGYRQKAKRESDPIATVQILSADADASLVQAGVARGSALVSGTNLARTLVNEPANYLTPRALKNAMVEVAERYGMTVEVMEKAKLVELGMGGVLSVAQGSELEPYVVVVKYQGRDTWDDVIGLIGKGVTFDTGGISIKPVAGMEDMKSDMGGAASMIGALEALGQIKPKVNVLAVVGTVENMPSGTAFRPGDVITTMSGKTVEIITTDAEGRLVLADCITYAKEQGVSCLVDAATLTGGIVVALGHFCSGAMTNDNALLDELMKAADVAGERLWQLPTFDEYRSLNKSRFADLKNSGGRYGHGIIGGVFLQEFVGDTPWVHLDIAGTAYTASAGDMQPAGGTGAMTRTIVEFVSSRSE, encoded by the coding sequence ATGAAAGTAGCAGTAGAAAAACGCATACAGCTTGTGAATATCGCGTGTGATGAACTGATTGTCCCCCTATGGAAGGGTGAGGAGATTTCGCAAGTATACCCGGAATTGGACGAAGCTTTTGGAGGCAGTCTGAGTGGCTTGCAGCAGGACAAGGAAATTACGGGTGAGGCAAAGGAAATTACGGTTGTCCACGGAATGAACAACGTAGCTGCAAAAAAACTGTTGATCGTAGGGATGGGCGAACCAGGCAAATTTGATTTCGTAGCAGCCCGCAATGCATGGGGACGTGCAGCCAAAACGGTTGTGGGTAAAGGCAACGGTAAAACAGTGGTGATTGATTTGCCAACAACAGAGCATCTGAGTGCTGACCGTCTGGCGCAGGCAGTGACGGAAGCCTTTGGACTTGCCGAATACAATTACGAGGGCTACCGTCAAAAGGCAAAGCGTGAGTCTGATCCAATTGCGACGGTGCAAATTTTGTCAGCAGATGCGGATGCTTCATTGGTACAGGCAGGTGTTGCACGTGGTTCGGCGCTCGTATCCGGGACGAATCTGGCTCGCACACTCGTTAATGAACCAGCTAACTACTTGACTCCACGCGCATTGAAGAATGCGATGGTCGAGGTAGCAGAACGCTATGGCATGACTGTGGAAGTCATGGAAAAAGCGAAGCTGGTAGAGCTGGGGATGGGCGGAGTGCTTTCTGTAGCACAAGGCAGCGAGCTTGAGCCTTATGTCGTGGTAGTCAAATATCAAGGAAGAGACACGTGGGACGATGTCATTGGCTTGATCGGTAAAGGCGTGACATTTGATACAGGTGGGATCTCCATCAAGCCAGTAGCAGGCATGGAAGACATGAAGTCGGACATGGGTGGAGCGGCTTCGATGATCGGCGCATTGGAGGCACTGGGACAAATTAAACCAAAAGTAAACGTACTGGCTGTCGTCGGTACCGTGGAAAATATGCCATCCGGAACGGCATTCCGTCCGGGGGATGTCATCACGACCATGAGCGGTAAAACGGTAGAGATCATTACGACAGACGCAGAAGGTCGTCTCGTACTGGCTGATTGCATCACCTATGCAAAAGAGCAAGGAGTGTCTTGCCTGGTGGATGCTGCTACCTTGACAGGTGGTATCGTGGTCGCGCTCGGTCATTTCTGCTCTGGTGCCATGACCAACGACAATGCACTGTTGGATGAACTGATGAAAGCAGCAGACGTGGCGGGTGAGCGCTTGTGGCAGCTCCCTACCTTCGATGAGTACCGCAGCCTGAACAAGAGTCGCTTTGCCGATTTGAAAAACTCGGGTGGACGTTATGGCCACGGCATCATCGGCGGTGTTTTCCTGCAAGAATTCGTTGGCGATACACCGTGGGTACATCTGGACATCGCGGGTACGGCGTACACAGCAAGTGCTGGTGACATGCAACCAGCTGGCGGTACCGGAGCAATGACACGTACGATTGTTGAGTTTGTTTCCAGTCGTAGTGAATAA
- a CDS encoding divergent PAP2 family protein, producing the protein MADFFENFPLWAALLAIGIAQFIKIPLHFFATKTWQWSLLMSTGGMPSSHSSAVTALSTAVGLREGFGSNMFAISAILGVIVMFDAAGVRRHAGMQAVVLNKLVDEFNHLLEGMKSLKVRPNQEKAKKLKELLGHQPIEVLIGGWLGVMIALLLHPFF; encoded by the coding sequence GTGGCGGATTTTTTTGAAAACTTCCCCTTATGGGCAGCACTGCTAGCCATAGGGATCGCCCAATTTATCAAAATTCCCCTCCATTTTTTTGCAACGAAAACGTGGCAATGGTCACTGCTCATGAGTACAGGCGGTATGCCCAGCTCCCACTCTTCTGCCGTGACAGCACTATCCACAGCCGTGGGACTGCGTGAAGGCTTTGGCAGCAACATGTTCGCTATTTCTGCCATTCTCGGTGTGATCGTGATGTTTGATGCCGCAGGTGTCCGCCGCCATGCCGGTATGCAAGCCGTTGTCTTAAATAAGCTGGTCGATGAATTCAATCACCTGTTAGAAGGCATGAAATCGTTAAAAGTACGCCCTAACCAGGAAAAAGCGAAAAAACTGAAAGAACTGCTCGGTCATCAACCGATCGAGGTATTGATCGGCGGTTGGTTAGGCGTCATGATTGCGTTATTGCTCCATCCGTTTTTTTAA
- a CDS encoding FG-GAP-like repeat-containing protein yields the protein MKHFDQGMAACIPVRKGESNLACPFFQPSVEYNTGGTSPSSITSADFNRDGRIDLAVVDIGSNDVSILVNNGSGVFSVSQTIPFNTLFPGSLLGQIAAADFNGDGFIDLAVTDQTPNDRVFILLNNGDGTFAAPVAYSTGVFPAVSQSFAIATGDFDGVNGVDLAIANVGQITGTSFITVLLNNGSGVFSMAPGSPFDTNPGLAPFDIVAADFNGDGRLDLATANRDTNDVTIFRGNGNGTFQTPGVSFSVLPGGSSPISLVAADLNGDGAIDIAVGNIATSNVTVFLNDGFGSFTEAAGSPFTLGTDAFPFDITAADFNCDGVIDLATPNAGSDNVSILINNGTGGFSTPFQFPTGAGPFSITAADFNGDGRIDIATANEDSSNVSVLLNGCVQPPTCPPDMVVPCPIVNYSTPVSLCPGVTVTCFPSSGSLFPVGDTVVTCTAQDIFGNTEVCSFTITVIDEPPTITCPEDITVLVLPGQTSATVTYEVTATDTCGVTSITCHGITQSFSPPAPIAVATFTMDFPVGMTMLTCTTRDQSGNMASCSFVVTVTSGVSNSIQPEVIRVKKVYDWVVFQSNFSLILDLNNSQDDQGKQK from the coding sequence GTGAAGCATTTCGATCAGGGAATGGCTGCCTGTATTCCTGTAAGAAAGGGTGAATCCAATTTGGCCTGCCCATTTTTTCAGCCATCAGTGGAATATAATACGGGAGGAACATCTCCTTCCAGCATTACTTCTGCCGATTTTAACAGAGACGGTCGCATAGACTTGGCCGTAGTGGATATTGGGTCCAACGATGTTTCTATTCTTGTCAACAATGGGTCCGGCGTGTTTTCCGTATCGCAAACGATACCCTTCAATACTTTGTTTCCTGGGTCTTTATTAGGGCAAATTGCAGCAGCAGATTTTAATGGAGATGGCTTCATTGATTTGGCTGTAACGGATCAAACTCCCAATGACCGAGTTTTTATCCTTTTGAATAACGGGGACGGCACCTTTGCTGCACCTGTAGCTTATAGTACAGGTGTGTTTCCTGCTGTTTCGCAATCTTTTGCTATTGCTACAGGTGACTTTGATGGTGTAAACGGTGTGGACTTAGCTATAGCAAATGTAGGCCAAATTACAGGAACTAGTTTCATTACTGTCTTGTTGAATAATGGATCAGGTGTATTTAGCATGGCGCCAGGGAGTCCATTTGACACTAATCCTGGTTTGGCCCCTTTTGATATTGTAGCGGCTGACTTTAATGGAGATGGGAGACTTGATCTGGCCACTGCCAATCGAGACACGAATGATGTAACTATATTTAGAGGAAATGGGAACGGTACGTTCCAAACTCCTGGAGTGAGTTTCTCTGTACTTCCAGGGGGATCATCCCCCATTAGCCTTGTAGCTGCTGACTTAAATGGTGATGGGGCTATTGATATTGCTGTCGGGAATATTGCTACGAGTAATGTAACCGTCTTTCTAAACGATGGATTCGGTTCTTTTACAGAAGCAGCAGGAAGTCCCTTTACCTTGGGCACTGATGCATTTCCATTTGATATAACAGCGGCTGACTTTAATTGTGATGGAGTCATTGATTTGGCTACCCCAAATGCAGGTTCTGATAATGTTTCTATTCTCATAAACAACGGAACGGGCGGGTTCTCGACTCCCTTTCAGTTCCCTACAGGAGCAGGTCCTTTCAGTATTACAGCGGCTGATTTTAATGGAGACGGAAGAATTGACATTGCTACTGCAAACGAGGATTCGAGCAATGTTTCTGTTTTGCTCAATGGATGCGTGCAGCCACCAACCTGCCCACCTGACATGGTAGTACCCTGCCCTATTGTAAACTATTCAACACCTGTATCTCTTTGCCCTGGAGTTACCGTTACCTGTTTTCCGTCTTCAGGATCCCTTTTTCCAGTGGGAGATACTGTTGTCACCTGTACGGCACAAGATATATTTGGGAATACGGAAGTATGTTCATTTACCATCACGGTTATTGACGAACCTCCAACCATCACTTGTCCTGAGGACATCACAGTCCTTGTTTTACCCGGGCAAACGTCCGCTACTGTTACGTATGAAGTCACTGCCACTGATACTTGTGGTGTAACCTCTATTACCTGTCATGGGATCACACAGTCCTTTTCCCCTCCTGCACCAATTGCAGTTGCAACTTTTACCATGGACTTTCCTGTAGGAATGACGATGCTCACCTGCACAACCAGGGATCAGTCAGGAAATATGGCCTCCTGCAGCTTTGTGGTTACCGTTACTTCTGGAGTCTCCAACAGTATTCAGCCAGAAGTCATTCGAGTAAAAAAAGTGTATGATTGGGTAGTCTTTCAATCTAATTTTAGTCTCATACTGGATTTAAATAACAGTCAGGATGATCAAGGTAAACAAAAATGA
- a CDS encoding YuiB family protein, with protein sequence MNLMQFMVSIVLFSVLGFGIGFILNMILKTTWFPVVISVGVVVGALVYQQIVPGIWDSLILGCGMAGTVASGWTIQTLRKKGYRMF encoded by the coding sequence ATGAACTTGATGCAATTTATGGTATCCATTGTTCTGTTCTCCGTGCTAGGCTTTGGCATTGGGTTTATTTTAAACATGATTTTGAAAACAACATGGTTTCCTGTTGTGATCAGCGTTGGTGTAGTCGTAGGTGCACTTGTCTATCAACAAATCGTTCCGGGAATTTGGGATTCGCTTATTCTGGGCTGCGGCATGGCAGGTACAGTGGCGAGTGGCTGGACCATTCAAACGCTTCGCAAAAAAGGATATCGGATGTTTTAA
- a CDS encoding CoA-binding protein, with protein MAQNPSNEARRQLLEDAKTIAVVGLSNKPDRTSYMVSQAMQNAGYTIIPVNPIIAGETVLGEKVLGSLTEIDQPVDIVNVFRRSEDILPVAQEALKMQNKPKVFWMQQGIANEDAAQLIADQGIEVVQDMCIKVDHALLRVGK; from the coding sequence ATGGCACAAAATCCAAGCAACGAAGCACGTCGTCAACTGCTGGAGGATGCAAAAACGATCGCAGTAGTGGGTCTGTCTAACAAGCCGGACCGCACCAGCTATATGGTATCGCAAGCCATGCAGAACGCGGGTTACACGATCATCCCGGTCAATCCTATCATCGCGGGTGAAACGGTTTTGGGTGAAAAAGTATTGGGGAGCCTGACTGAGATTGATCAGCCAGTCGACATCGTCAACGTGTTTCGTCGCAGTGAAGACATCTTGCCTGTTGCACAGGAAGCATTGAAAATGCAGAACAAGCCAAAAGTGTTCTGGATGCAACAAGGTATTGCCAACGAAGACGCGGCTCAATTGATTGCTGATCAAGGTATCGAGGTTGTGCAGGACATGTGCATCAAGGTAGATCACGCCCTTTTGCGGGTTGGAAAATAA
- a CDS encoding cobalamin-binding protein produces MRIVSICPSNTEILYYLGLHEHVVGLDDHSDWPQEWQHLPRVGPDLTIDMDLVAALQPDLVVASLSVPGMEKNIEALRDRDIPHIVLNPSRIAEIAHDIRLVGEATGTQRQAEQLAVEFDETIESIRQKAAKYAQRPKLYWEWWPNPIYTPGQENWLTDVSEIAGATNIFADYPVANVKATREMVMERNPDHICVVWCGIELKRIKPDMITNRPEWTNMTAIRNTQVHLLEEGLYCRPSPRILEGLEKLVNLIHTK; encoded by the coding sequence ATGCGCATTGTTTCCATCTGTCCCAGCAATACCGAAATCCTGTATTATTTAGGCCTGCATGAGCATGTCGTCGGTTTGGATGATCACTCTGACTGGCCGCAGGAGTGGCAGCATCTCCCCCGGGTTGGACCCGATTTGACAATCGATATGGATCTGGTCGCTGCCCTCCAACCGGATCTGGTCGTAGCATCGCTCTCTGTTCCTGGCATGGAGAAAAATATAGAGGCTCTGCGTGATAGAGACATTCCTCATATCGTGCTGAACCCTTCCCGGATCGCAGAAATCGCTCACGATATCCGACTCGTCGGTGAGGCGACAGGAACACAGAGGCAAGCCGAGCAGCTTGCAGTTGAATTTGACGAAACCATTGAAAGCATCCGCCAAAAGGCTGCAAAGTACGCTCAACGCCCGAAGCTGTACTGGGAATGGTGGCCGAATCCCATCTACACACCTGGTCAGGAAAACTGGTTGACCGATGTAAGTGAGATTGCGGGTGCCACCAATATTTTTGCAGATTATCCTGTCGCAAACGTCAAGGCTACGCGGGAAATGGTCATGGAACGCAATCCCGATCATATTTGTGTCGTCTGGTGCGGAATTGAACTGAAGCGAATCAAGCCTGACATGATCACAAACCGCCCAGAGTGGACGAACATGACCGCGATTCGAAACACTCAGGTCCATTTGTTGGAAGAAGGCCTATATTGCCGCCCTTCTCCTCGCATTTTGGAAGGACTGGAGAAGCTGGTTAATTTGATTCATACAAAATGA
- a CDS encoding DUF309 domain-containing protein: MGYPEQYLQFIDKFNDGEYYECHDLLEDIWMEDKSDKFLQGLLQLSVGLYHQEYGNIKGARWMLGNARKYLTRYQPVHWGLDVTRVLRYIDECEKLLPEKDVISYTEAKAMTFPPLRLYVDTSF; the protein is encoded by the coding sequence ATGGGGTATCCCGAGCAGTATTTACAGTTCATTGATAAATTCAATGATGGCGAATACTACGAATGCCACGATCTGTTGGAAGACATCTGGATGGAAGATAAGTCAGACAAGTTTTTGCAAGGATTGCTGCAATTGTCAGTCGGACTGTATCACCAAGAGTACGGCAATATAAAAGGTGCTCGCTGGATGTTAGGCAATGCACGAAAGTATTTGACTCGTTACCAGCCAGTTCATTGGGGACTGGACGTAACAAGAGTTCTTCGTTACATAGATGAATGCGAGAAATTGTTGCCGGAAAAGGATGTCATTTCTTATACAGAGGCAAAAGCCATGACGTTTCCACCCTTGCGCTTATATGTCGACACATCGTTTTAA
- a CDS encoding methyl-accepting chemotaxis protein, with protein sequence MFFRNLKLYYKIFTLIVLALMMLIAVGGVGYISTRDLAESSETLYNENFYAVESISKIRTNMQTNASYFMELMVTTDQKRNKELIDNIEQVKNDNAKVIADLDNIAFDQKKSELFKKFKGLYDTYVTERNKTIELATTNRNAEAYQYYLTKVHAVQQETFDVMKEFSDYMTDDTKKVNAENKQNAETEATFMLVAVIVFVILLAVIGVVISNMITKPVKKIQELMSRAQAGDLTVFGEYQSRDEIGTLTKDFNQMIAGLRTVVSKINDNALSLAGSSEELAASAEQTAEATTVITTAIQEVANGAEQQLHGSEESARSVEEMAVGIQKIAESAYTVSASSTEASEEAIQGNTSIREAVEQMDSIKEAVDTSTNVIKFLGERSEEIVKIVDVITGIASQTNLLALNAAIEAARAGENGRGFAVVADEVRKLAEQSEESAKQIAHLVHEIQSNTNHAVGTMSKVNQNVQSGISVVHEAGESFQKIVNKIQHVTDQIQEVSALAEEMSASSEEISATVSEFERISKETAGSSQLVAASSEEQLATMEEISASTQSLNILAQELQEITGTFKVA encoded by the coding sequence ATGTTCTTTCGAAATTTGAAGTTGTATTACAAAATCTTTACGCTTATTGTCCTAGCATTAATGATGTTGATCGCAGTCGGAGGGGTTGGGTACATTTCCACAAGAGATCTGGCCGAAAGCTCGGAAACGTTGTATAACGAAAACTTTTATGCTGTCGAGTCGATCAGCAAGATCCGCACCAATATGCAGACCAATGCCTCTTATTTTATGGAACTAATGGTTACCACAGACCAGAAAAGGAATAAAGAATTAATAGACAATATTGAACAAGTGAAAAATGATAATGCAAAAGTAATAGCCGATCTGGACAACATCGCTTTCGATCAGAAGAAAAGCGAGCTGTTCAAGAAATTCAAGGGATTGTATGACACTTACGTTACTGAACGAAATAAAACAATAGAACTTGCTACAACCAACAGGAACGCGGAAGCCTATCAGTATTACCTAACAAAAGTCCACGCTGTGCAGCAAGAGACCTTCGATGTGATGAAGGAATTCTCGGACTACATGACCGATGATACAAAGAAGGTCAATGCAGAAAACAAGCAAAATGCCGAAACTGAAGCTACTTTCATGCTTGTTGCTGTCATCGTGTTTGTTATTCTACTAGCGGTAATCGGTGTTGTCATTAGCAATATGATTACAAAACCGGTAAAAAAAATACAGGAACTGATGAGCCGGGCCCAAGCTGGCGACCTAACTGTATTCGGAGAATATCAATCCAGGGACGAAATTGGGACACTTACCAAAGATTTTAATCAAATGATCGCTGGACTGCGTACCGTTGTCAGCAAAATTAACGACAATGCCCTTTCCTTAGCAGGGAGCTCGGAAGAGTTGGCAGCTAGCGCGGAACAAACAGCGGAAGCCACTACTGTCATTACAACGGCGATTCAGGAAGTAGCCAATGGCGCGGAGCAACAGCTTCACGGGTCAGAGGAGAGTGCGCGATCCGTGGAAGAAATGGCAGTAGGCATCCAAAAAATTGCAGAATCAGCCTATACGGTTTCTGCCTCCTCCACAGAGGCTTCCGAGGAAGCGATACAAGGAAATACTTCGATTCGAGAAGCTGTCGAGCAGATGGACTCAATCAAGGAGGCTGTAGATACCTCAACCAATGTCATAAAATTCTTGGGTGAACGCTCTGAAGAGATTGTCAAAATCGTAGATGTGATTACCGGCATCGCCTCGCAGACCAATTTATTGGCGTTAAACGCAGCGATTGAAGCTGCCAGAGCGGGAGAGAATGGAAGAGGTTTTGCTGTTGTGGCTGATGAAGTAAGAAAGCTTGCTGAACAATCGGAGGAATCAGCAAAACAGATTGCACACTTGGTTCACGAGATTCAAAGCAATACGAACCATGCCGTAGGCACGATGAGTAAAGTAAACCAAAATGTTCAATCTGGGATCAGTGTCGTCCACGAGGCAGGTGAATCATTCCAGAAAATAGTAAACAAAATCCAGCACGTCACCGATCAAATTCAAGAGGTATCAGCTTTGGCAGAAGAGATGTCAGCCAGTTCCGAAGAGATCTCTGCTACTGTTTCTGAGTTTGAACGGATTTCCAAAGAAACAGCTGGGAGCTCACAGTTGGTTGCCGCTTCCTCTGAGGAGCAGTTGGCTACAATGGAGGAAATTTCAGCTTCAACCCAATCTCTAAATATATTGGCACAGGAGCTTCAGGAAATTACAGGTACATTTAAGGTAGCATAG
- a CDS encoding discoidin domain-containing protein: MNFVKRKWKGTRNVLALVLMLGIIFSGTSFVQAADNEYTENVIPAMTGETTPSGHASSTSKLNGSYYPWKAFDGNPNTGWYATVLPGALEYEFPTPKKIEKYSITYWNINTAPANWTFDGWDGTQWVELDKQVKIVNWHTIPSQKQEFSFSNDNSYIKYRLNVTASVFAQGNASMIAELAMFEKNNSGTDPGTDPGTDPGTDPGTDPGTDPDPEPTGDNALLVIKMISGLEKEFDLTASEVQDFINWYNGRADGRGKETYMFDKDFNKGPFTSRKDYVAFSKIQSFEVMGYTK; this comes from the coding sequence ATGAATTTTGTAAAGAGAAAATGGAAAGGTACTCGAAATGTTTTAGCACTGGTTTTAATGTTAGGCATTATTTTTTCTGGTACCAGTTTCGTGCAAGCGGCAGATAATGAGTATACAGAAAACGTAATTCCAGCTATGACTGGGGAAACTACACCTTCTGGTCATGCTTCTTCTACCTCCAAACTTAATGGTAGTTATTATCCATGGAAAGCGTTTGACGGTAATCCCAATACAGGTTGGTATGCTACTGTACTTCCTGGAGCACTAGAATATGAGTTTCCAACTCCTAAAAAAATCGAAAAATATTCCATTACTTATTGGAATATTAATACTGCACCAGCAAATTGGACTTTTGATGGCTGGGATGGTACACAATGGGTTGAACTCGATAAGCAAGTAAAAATAGTAAATTGGCATACTATCCCATCACAAAAGCAAGAATTCTCATTTAGTAACGATAACTCCTATATTAAGTACCGCCTCAACGTTACGGCATCTGTATTTGCCCAAGGTAACGCAAGCATGATTGCTGAACTGGCGATGTTTGAAAAGAACAATTCTGGCACCGATCCAGGTACTGATCCAGGTACTGATCCAGGTACTGATCCAGGTACTGATCCGGGTACTGATCCAGATCCAGAACCAACTGGGGACAACGCACTTCTTGTTATTAAAATGATCAGTGGACTTGAGAAAGAATTTGATTTAACTGCATCCGAAGTACAAGACTTCATCAACTGGTATAATGGCCGTGCAGACGGACGTGGCAAAGAAACATATATGTTCGATAAGGACTTTAACAAGGGGCCATTTACTTCACGCAAAGACTATGTGGCATTCAGCAAGATTCAATCCTTTGAAGTGATGGGATATACCAAATAA